The proteins below come from a single Ruegeria sp. SCSIO 43209 genomic window:
- a CDS encoding ABC transporter substrate-binding protein: MTRIDRRALFASGAAAALLAATGASLADTPKQGGTLRLAVPRDNSLEQVARGAVFDSLTEIAPDGTLRGELATNWQTDADARVWNFDLRDDAVFHDGTKLDVNDVLAVLEDIGQAEAIAPDRVQLQLAEGNPGLPFLLAGSRFVIARGGVTPLAQANGTGCYRVERAEDERHFRARRVSNHYKSGTAGWVDTLEIIVIPDAGVRAEALRDGYVDIAALPAGEELTAQRGLRYHPSEAEMALAMASHVGMPRQISRAALDDGRIAERWWLA, encoded by the coding sequence ATGACTCGCATCGACCGTCGCGCATTATTTGCCTCGGGCGCCGCCGCCGCTTTGCTGGCGGCGACAGGAGCGTCTCTGGCCGATACGCCGAAACAGGGCGGCACCTTGCGGCTGGCGGTGCCACGCGACAACAGTCTGGAACAGGTGGCTCGGGGCGCAGTCTTTGACAGCCTGACCGAGATCGCGCCTGATGGTACCCTGCGCGGAGAGCTGGCTACAAATTGGCAGACCGATGCTGATGCGCGGGTCTGGAACTTTGATTTGCGCGACGATGCTGTGTTCCACGATGGCACCAAGCTGGACGTGAACGATGTTCTAGCTGTTCTGGAAGATATTGGTCAGGCCGAGGCCATTGCACCTGATCGTGTGCAGCTGCAATTGGCCGAGGGCAACCCGGGACTACCATTCTTGCTGGCTGGGTCACGGTTTGTCATTGCGCGAGGGGGCGTGACGCCACTGGCTCAGGCCAACGGCACAGGATGCTACCGGGTTGAGCGGGCCGAGGATGAACGTCATTTCCGCGCACGGAGGGTGTCCAATCACTACAAAAGCGGAACGGCAGGATGGGTTGATACGCTTGAGATTATCGTGATCCCGGACGCCGGGGTGCGGGCCGAAGCATTGCGCGATGGATATGTAGATATCGCAGCGCTCCCGGCTGGTGAGGAGCTGACCGCGCAACGCGGGCTGCGATATCATCCGTCTGAGGCCGAGATGGCGTTGGCAATGGCCTCTCATGTCGGTATGCCGCGCCAGATCAGCCGGGCTGCGCTGGATGATGGGCGCATCGCCGAACGGTGGTGGCTGGCGTAA
- the tdh gene encoding L-threonine 3-dehydrogenase, translating to MKALEKSKPEEGLWMVQAPVPEIGPDEVLIRINKTGICGTDIHIWNWDEWAAATVPIPMITGHEFAGEIVELGRNVTGMTVGQRCSGEGHLITPDSRQSRAGKFHLDPGTRGIGVNEQGAFAQYLKLPAFNVVPLPDDVPDEIGAILDPLGNAVHTALSFDLLGEDVLITGAGPIGIMAAAVARHAGARHVVITDINPDRLKLAEHVVPTVRTVDVSKEDLQDVIAELGMTQGFDVGLEMSGSQAALDQMVEALVMGGKIALLGIPPGKSPVDWSRIVFKAITIKGVYGREMFETWYKMIAMLQNGLDVSRVITHQFAVDDFAQGFKAMKSGQSGKVVLDWT from the coding sequence ATGAAAGCCCTTGAGAAATCCAAGCCCGAGGAAGGCCTGTGGATGGTGCAGGCCCCGGTACCCGAGATCGGCCCAGACGAGGTTCTGATCCGCATCAACAAGACCGGGATTTGCGGCACGGATATTCATATCTGGAACTGGGATGAATGGGCTGCGGCCACCGTGCCGATCCCGATGATCACCGGCCACGAGTTCGCGGGTGAAATTGTTGAATTGGGTCGCAACGTGACAGGGATGACGGTCGGCCAGCGCTGTTCAGGCGAGGGGCATCTGATCACCCCTGACAGCCGCCAGAGCCGTGCGGGCAAGTTCCACCTTGATCCCGGCACGCGCGGTATCGGTGTGAATGAACAGGGAGCCTTTGCGCAATACCTTAAACTGCCTGCCTTTAACGTTGTGCCCCTGCCTGACGACGTACCGGATGAGATCGGGGCGATCCTCGACCCGCTGGGCAATGCCGTGCACACTGCACTCAGCTTCGATCTGCTGGGCGAGGACGTATTGATTACTGGCGCAGGCCCCATCGGCATCATGGCCGCCGCCGTTGCCCGTCATGCCGGTGCCCGGCATGTAGTGATCACCGATATCAACCCCGACCGCCTGAAACTGGCCGAACACGTGGTACCAACGGTACGCACCGTTGATGTGTCCAAAGAGGATCTGCAGGATGTCATCGCGGAACTGGGCATGACTCAGGGCTTTGATGTCGGGCTTGAAATGTCGGGCTCGCAAGCCGCGCTGGACCAGATGGTCGAAGCGCTGGTTATGGGCGGCAAGATCGCACTGTTGGGGATTCCGCCCGGAAAATCTCCGGTGGACTGGTCGCGCATCGTGTTCAAAGCTATCACCATCAAGGGTGTCTATGGGCGCGAGATGTTCGAAACCTGGTACAAGATGATCGCCATGTTGCAGAACGGGCTGGATGTCAGCCGCGTAATCACCCACCAGTTCGCGGTCGATGACTTTGCCCAGGGATTCAAGGCCATGAAATCCGGTCAATCAGGCAAGGTGGTTCTGGACTGGACCTAA
- the pip gene encoding prolyl aminopeptidase, whose amino-acid sequence MDKYPDQKRAVQYLYPPIDPFDQRVVDMGDGHRIYVEQCGNPNGIPVVILHGGPGGGCSPAMRRYFNPDAYRVILFDQRGCGRSRPTASVENNTTWHLVADIERLRKLFDIEDWIVFGGSWGATLALIYAQTHPDRVNRLVLRGVFLATQAELDWFYGGGAGKFWPEQWAKFTSLLPEHEVNDAISAYNKRLFSGDRATEILYARAWSHWENALASIHTNGSVGESPGEYARTFARLENHYFTNKAFLEYDGQILDQMDRIAHIPGHIVQGRYDMICPPQAAWNLSERWPNVELKMVRQAGHALSEPGISAELVRIMDRVSEETV is encoded by the coding sequence ATGGATAAGTACCCGGACCAAAAGCGCGCAGTTCAATATCTTTACCCGCCGATCGATCCGTTCGATCAGCGCGTGGTCGATATGGGCGATGGGCACCGTATTTATGTGGAACAATGCGGTAATCCCAATGGGATACCAGTGGTGATCCTGCATGGCGGGCCGGGCGGCGGCTGCAGTCCGGCGATGCGACGGTATTTCAACCCGGATGCCTATCGGGTGATTCTCTTTGATCAGCGCGGATGTGGCCGGTCGCGGCCAACCGCGTCGGTCGAAAACAACACGACATGGCATCTGGTGGCGGATATCGAGCGTCTGCGCAAATTGTTCGACATCGAAGATTGGATCGTCTTTGGCGGCAGCTGGGGCGCGACACTGGCGTTGATCTATGCCCAAACACATCCAGATCGGGTAAATCGGCTGGTATTGCGCGGCGTGTTTCTGGCCACACAGGCCGAGCTGGACTGGTTTTATGGCGGTGGTGCGGGCAAATTCTGGCCTGAACAATGGGCCAAGTTCACCTCTCTCTTGCCCGAACATGAAGTAAATGACGCAATTTCGGCCTACAACAAGCGCCTGTTTTCGGGCGACCGCGCGACCGAGATCCTCTATGCCCGCGCGTGGTCACATTGGGAAAACGCTTTGGCTTCGATCCACACCAACGGATCGGTCGGGGAAAGCCCCGGCGAATACGCGCGAACTTTTGCGCGGCTTGAGAATCACTATTTCACGAACAAGGCGTTTCTTGAGTATGACGGGCAAATTCTGGATCAGATGGACCGGATTGCCCATATTCCCGGTCATATCGTTCAGGGACGCTATGACATGATCTGCCCACCGCAGGCTGCATGGAACCTGTCCGAGCGCTGGCCCAATGTCGAACTGAAGATGGTGCGGCAGGCCGGTCACGCCCTGTCAGAACCGGGCATCAGCGCGGAACTGGTTCGGATCATGGATCGCGTGTCGGAGGAAACGGTATGA
- a CDS encoding RNA-binding protein, with protein sequence MGRGGVHKDRSEGPERKCIATGEVQPKYGLIRFVTGPDGQVFPDVAAKLPGRGVYVAADRAALDKAVNKKLFSRGFKAQVSAAKDLTDEVEKQVARRVIELISLARKSGDAVAGYEKVKSWLDREEAQVLIQASDGSGRGKSKLSTPHFGKYIGWLTADELGAAFGRQTVIHAALASGGLAKRVVEEAQRLRGLREKDDGGKGRSEG encoded by the coding sequence ATGGGTCGCGGTGGCGTCCATAAGGATCGGTCGGAAGGCCCTGAACGCAAGTGCATCGCCACGGGCGAGGTTCAGCCCAAATATGGCTTGATCCGCTTTGTGACGGGGCCGGATGGTCAGGTCTTTCCCGATGTCGCGGCGAAATTGCCGGGGCGTGGGGTTTACGTGGCGGCGGATCGTGCGGCGCTGGACAAGGCGGTGAACAAGAAACTGTTCTCGCGCGGGTTTAAGGCACAGGTGAGTGCCGCCAAGGACCTGACCGATGAGGTCGAGAAACAGGTGGCGCGTCGTGTGATCGAGCTGATCAGTCTGGCGCGCAAGTCCGGTGACGCGGTCGCCGGGTATGAAAAGGTCAAGTCGTGGCTGGACCGGGAAGAGGCCCAGGTGCTGATTCAGGCCTCAGATGGATCGGGGCGCGGCAAGTCGAAACTCAGCACGCCGCACTTCGGGAAATACATCGGCTGGCTGACCGCAGACGAGCTTGGGGCGGCATTTGGGCGCCAAACCGTGATTCATGCGGCCTTGGCCTCTGGCGGACTCGCCAAACGTGTTGTAGAGGAAGCGCAGCGCCTGCGTGGCTTGCGCGAAAAGGATGACGGCGGCAAGGGCCGCTCGGAAGGGTAA
- a CDS encoding alpha/beta hydrolase, whose protein sequence is MLYRGFTQEELEQEYSPSSMIGGDLTPYLASYSALSAQARSEIRMQENRSYGDSPTQVLDFFPAPGANAPLHVFIHGGYWQALSQRESAPMAPVLHENGQAFATLNYTLAPDARLGQMVDECRTALLWLASQAETLGFDPSNITLSGHSAGAHLVAMVMATSSKAFAQAGLRVRNVILISGIYDLVPICLTSVNDPLQLTKVEIHDFSPCLNLPAPGPRYRVTVAERDTPEFIRQSRDYAELLRKAGHSVSFDLQKGKHHFDIIMPSGTFLSSRTD, encoded by the coding sequence ATGCTGTATCGCGGATTCACCCAAGAAGAGCTTGAGCAGGAGTATTCCCCTAGCTCAATGATTGGCGGTGATCTGACGCCATATCTAGCCAGCTATTCTGCCCTCAGCGCACAGGCACGGTCTGAAATTAGGATGCAGGAAAACCGTTCCTATGGCGACAGCCCGACGCAAGTTCTGGATTTCTTCCCCGCACCTGGCGCCAACGCGCCTTTGCATGTCTTTATTCATGGTGGCTATTGGCAGGCGCTTAGCCAGCGTGAGTCGGCCCCTATGGCACCGGTATTGCACGAGAACGGGCAAGCCTTTGCCACGCTGAATTATACGCTCGCACCCGATGCCAGATTGGGGCAGATGGTCGACGAATGCCGTACCGCCTTGTTGTGGCTTGCGTCACAGGCCGAAACACTGGGTTTTGATCCATCAAACATCACGCTATCGGGTCATAGTGCAGGTGCCCATCTGGTTGCGATGGTGATGGCGACATCTTCGAAGGCATTTGCGCAGGCTGGCCTGCGGGTGCGCAATGTGATCCTGATTAGCGGGATCTATGACCTTGTTCCGATCTGCCTGACCTCGGTGAATGATCCGTTGCAACTGACCAAAGTCGAGATTCACGATTTCTCACCCTGCCTCAACCTGCCCGCGCCGGGACCCCGTTACAGGGTGACAGTCGCCGAGCGGGATACGCCCGAGTTTATCCGCCAAAGCCGTGACTATGCTGAACTACTGCGCAAGGCCGGACATTCGGTCAGTTTCGATCTGCAGAAGGGCAAGCATCATTTTGACATCATCATGCCTTCGGGCACGTTTCTGTCGTCGCGCACGGACTAA
- a CDS encoding tryptophan 2,3-dioxygenase: MGDKDRYTERGIEESLVTDFTETHRKSYGDFLQLKTLLNLQKTFQDPAQPDEMLFIIIHQVSELWLKLMHHQLVEVRRFLQQDDFGPAMKNLDRIKAIQRQLIAAWETLLTMTPADYMTFRDALGSSSGFQSYGYRQIEFILGNKDPATLKVHAHDPEVMEMLNAALTKPSLYDEVLRLLARQGFDVPQELIERDYAKPYSGDPRIVKIWVEVFRNTEQYWDLYALAEKLMDVESLFQRWRFDHATAVERVIGMQPGTGGSSGVAFLRKALELRFFHDLYDVRTELMYTGE, from the coding sequence ATGGGCGACAAAGACAGGTATACAGAACGGGGAATCGAAGAGTCTCTGGTCACCGATTTCACAGAAACTCACCGCAAAAGCTATGGGGATTTTCTGCAACTTAAGACTCTGCTGAACCTGCAAAAGACCTTTCAGGACCCGGCCCAACCTGATGAGATGTTGTTCATCATCATTCATCAGGTCAGCGAACTGTGGCTGAAACTGATGCACCATCAACTTGTCGAAGTCCGCCGGTTCTTGCAGCAGGACGATTTCGGTCCCGCGATGAAGAACCTCGACCGGATCAAGGCGATCCAACGGCAGTTGATCGCCGCGTGGGAGACGCTACTGACTATGACCCCCGCGGACTACATGACGTTTCGGGACGCATTAGGCAGTTCGTCAGGCTTTCAAAGCTATGGCTATCGCCAAATCGAGTTTATTCTGGGCAACAAAGATCCCGCGACCCTGAAAGTGCATGCGCATGACCCAGAAGTGATGGAGATGCTGAACGCGGCTCTTACCAAACCCTCGCTCTATGACGAAGTGCTGCGGTTGCTGGCCCGGCAAGGGTTTGACGTGCCGCAGGAGCTGATCGAGCGGGATTACGCAAAGCCCTATTCCGGCGATCCGCGTATCGTCAAAATCTGGGTCGAAGTGTTCCGCAACACGGAACAATACTGGGATCTTTACGCGCTGGCCGAAAAACTGATGGATGTGGAATCTCTGTTCCAGAGGTGGCGATTCGATCATGCAACCGCGGTTGAGCGCGTGATCGGAATGCAGCCCGGAACGGGTGGATCTAGCGGCGTGGCCTTCCTGCGCAAAGCGCTGGAGTTGCGGTTTTTCCACGACCTCTACGACGTGCGAACCGAACTGATGTATACTGGGGAATAG
- the rimP gene encoding ribosome maturation factor RimP, giving the protein MTNDLIAKAAIDRRLAEIITPVIEDLGYELVRIRLMSGKTTTMQIMADKPDGGIEVDDCAEISNAVSATLDVEDPILDAYTLEVSSPGIDRPLTRLKDFETFEGYEAKIETAELIDGRRRFKGELAGIEGDEVLINIPEGDETITIGLQFDWLSDAKLVLTDDLIKEMLRQRKDAGALNENAFDEIETEGSEEETN; this is encoded by the coding sequence ATGACAAACGACCTGATAGCCAAAGCTGCCATCGACCGGCGACTGGCCGAGATCATCACCCCTGTGATCGAGGATCTGGGGTATGAGCTTGTCCGCATTCGGCTGATGAGCGGCAAGACCACCACGATGCAGATTATGGCAGACAAGCCCGATGGCGGCATCGAAGTGGATGACTGCGCCGAGATTTCCAATGCGGTCAGCGCCACGCTGGATGTCGAAGACCCCATTTTGGACGCCTACACGCTTGAAGTTTCCAGCCCTGGAATTGACCGTCCTCTGACCCGTCTCAAAGATTTTGAGACGTTCGAAGGGTATGAGGCCAAGATCGAAACCGCAGAACTGATCGACGGTCGCCGCCGCTTCAAGGGCGAATTGGCCGGGATCGAAGGGGATGAGGTTCTGATCAACATCCCTGAGGGGGATGAGACGATCACTATCGGTTTGCAGTTTGACTGGCTGAGCGATGCCAAGCTGGTCCTGACCGATGACCTGATCAAGGAAATGCTGCGCCAGCGCAAAGATGCTGGTGCCCTGAACGAGAACGCTTTCGACGAGATTGAGACCGAAGGGTCCGAAGAGGAGACGAACTGA
- the infB gene encoding translation initiation factor IF-2: MSDSDGKKTLGLRGGARPGNVKQSFSHGRTKNVVVETKRKRVVVPKPGATKPSGGATPSGDPSRRPAGISDAEMARRMKALQAAKAREAEEAAAREAQEKAREEERARRRAEQEAKEREQREAEERARAKAEEEERKRKEAEEAAQRAAAAPAPAEPKAARSPSSKPAPAAAPRKQDREREQRGRGKGRDDNRRSGKLTLGQATGGEGNRQRSMAAMKRKQERARQKAMGGTVEREKVIRDVQLPEAIMVSELANRMAERVADVVKSLMQMGMMVTQNQTIDADTAELIIEEFGHKVTRVSDSDVEDVIKEVEDSDDDLQPRPPVITIMGHVDHGKTSLLDAIRDARVVAGEAGGITQHIGAYQVKTDGGTTLTFLDTPGHAAFTSMRSRGAQVTDIVVLVVAADDAVMPQTIEAINHAKAAEVPMIVAINKIDKPDANPDKVRTDLLQHEVIVEKMSGEVQDVEVSAMTGQGLDELLEAIALQAEILELKANPDRAAQGAVIEAQLDVGRGPVATVLVQNGTLRQGDIFVVGEQYGKVRALINDKGDRVKEAGPSVPVEVLGLNGTPEAGDVLNVTETEAQAREIAAYREQAAKDKRAAAGAATTLEQLMQKAKEDENVTELPILMKADVQGSAEAIVQAMEKIGNDEVRVRVLHSGVGAITETDVGLAEASGAPIFGFNVRANASARNTANQKGVEIRYYSVIYDLVDDVKAAASGLLSAEIREKFIGYAEIKEVFKVTGVGKVAGCLVTEGVARRSAGVRLLRDNVVIHEGTLKTLKRFKDEVAEVQSGQECGMAFENYDDIRAGDVIEIFEREEVTRTLD, translated from the coding sequence ATGAGCGATAGTGACGGCAAAAAGACATTGGGTCTTCGTGGCGGGGCACGCCCCGGAAATGTGAAACAGAGTTTCAGCCACGGACGCACCAAGAATGTCGTGGTGGAGACCAAACGCAAACGCGTGGTCGTACCCAAGCCGGGCGCGACCAAACCAAGTGGTGGTGCGACACCTTCGGGTGATCCTTCGCGTCGCCCAGCGGGTATTTCCGATGCGGAAATGGCGCGTCGTATGAAGGCGTTGCAAGCCGCCAAAGCGCGCGAGGCTGAAGAGGCCGCTGCCCGTGAGGCGCAGGAAAAGGCGCGCGAAGAAGAACGCGCACGCCGCCGGGCCGAACAAGAGGCCAAGGAACGCGAACAGCGTGAAGCTGAAGAGCGTGCCCGTGCCAAGGCCGAAGAGGAAGAACGCAAGCGTAAAGAGGCCGAGGAAGCAGCCCAGCGTGCTGCCGCAGCCCCGGCACCCGCCGAGCCCAAGGCCGCACGCAGCCCATCCAGCAAGCCTGCACCTGCTGCGGCACCGCGCAAGCAGGATCGCGAGCGTGAGCAGCGTGGCCGTGGCAAGGGCCGTGACGACAACCGCCGCTCGGGCAAGCTGACACTGGGTCAGGCCACCGGTGGCGAAGGCAACCGCCAACGCTCGATGGCTGCGATGAAGCGCAAGCAAGAGCGGGCGCGCCAGAAGGCCATGGGCGGCACGGTCGAGCGGGAAAAGGTGATCCGCGACGTTCAGCTGCCCGAGGCGATCATGGTCTCGGAATTGGCCAACCGTATGGCCGAGCGTGTCGCTGACGTTGTCAAATCGCTGATGCAGATGGGCATGATGGTCACGCAGAATCAGACCATCGACGCTGACACCGCTGAACTGATCATCGAAGAATTTGGCCACAAGGTCACGCGTGTCTCTGATTCGGATGTTGAAGACGTCATCAAAGAGGTCGAAGACAGCGATGATGATTTGCAACCGCGTCCGCCGGTTATCACCATCATGGGTCACGTTGACCACGGTAAGACCTCGCTGCTGGATGCGATCCGCGACGCGCGTGTTGTTGCCGGCGAAGCTGGTGGCATCACCCAGCATATCGGCGCCTATCAGGTGAAAACCGATGGTGGCACCACGCTGACCTTCTTGGATACACCGGGCCACGCGGCCTTTACCTCAATGCGCTCGCGCGGGGCTCAGGTCACGGATATCGTGGTTCTGGTTGTCGCCGCTGATGACGCGGTGATGCCGCAGACAATTGAGGCGATCAACCACGCCAAAGCGGCCGAAGTGCCGATGATCGTGGCGATCAACAAGATCGACAAGCCCGACGCGAATCCCGACAAAGTCCGCACTGACTTGCTGCAGCACGAAGTGATCGTCGAGAAGATGTCGGGTGAGGTTCAGGACGTTGAGGTCTCGGCCATGACTGGTCAGGGTCTGGACGAATTGCTGGAAGCCATTGCACTGCAGGCCGAGATTCTGGAACTAAAAGCCAACCCAGATCGCGCCGCCCAAGGTGCCGTGATCGAGGCGCAGCTGGATGTGGGCCGTGGTCCCGTCGCCACCGTTCTGGTTCAGAACGGCACGCTGCGTCAGGGCGATATCTTCGTTGTGGGTGAGCAGTACGGTAAGGTCCGTGCGCTGATCAACGACAAGGGCGACCGCGTCAAAGAAGCTGGCCCCTCAGTTCCGGTCGAGGTTCTGGGTCTCAACGGTACGCCCGAAGCAGGTGACGTTCTGAACGTGACCGAGACCGAAGCGCAGGCCCGTGAGATCGCTGCTTATCGTGAGCAAGCCGCCAAGGACAAACGCGCTGCTGCTGGTGCCGCGACCACCCTTGAACAGCTGATGCAGAAGGCGAAGGAAGACGAAAACGTCACCGAGCTGCCTATTCTGATGAAAGCGGATGTGCAGGGCTCTGCCGAAGCCATCGTTCAGGCGATGGAGAAGATCGGCAACGACGAAGTGCGCGTACGCGTTCTTCACTCGGGTGTTGGTGCGATCACCGAGACGGATGTCGGCCTGGCCGAAGCCTCCGGTGCACCGATCTTTGGCTTCAACGTGCGTGCGAACGCATCGGCGCGGAACACCGCCAACCAGAAAGGCGTCGAGATTCGCTACTATTCGGTGATCTACGATCTGGTGGATGACGTGAAAGCGGCAGCATCTGGCCTGCTGAGCGCCGAGATTCGCGAGAAGTTCATCGGTTACGCCGAGATCAAAGAGGTCTTCAAGGTTACCGGCGTCGGCAAAGTTGCTGGCTGTCTGGTCACCGAAGGTGTTGCCCGCCGCTCGGCTGGCGTACGCCTGCTGCGCGACAACGTGGTGATCCACGAAGGCACGCTGAAGACCCTCAAGCGCTTCAAGGATGAAGTGGCCGAGGTACAGTCGGGTCAGGAATGCGGTATGGCGTTCGAGAACTACGACGATATCCGCGCTGGCGACGTGATCGAAATCTTCGAGCGCGAAGAGGTCACGCGTACGCTGGACTGA
- the nusA gene encoding transcription termination factor NusA encodes MAITSANQLELLQTAEAVAREKMIDPGLVVEAMEESLARAAKSRYGAEMDIRVSIDRKTGKATFTRVRTVVEDEELENYQAEFTVEQAKQYMENPEVGDVFVEEVPPVEMGRIAAQSAKQVILQKVREAERDRQYEEFKDRAGTIINGAVKREEFGNVIVDLGGAEAVLRRNDKIGRESYRPNDRVRAYIKEVRREVRGHQIFLSRTAPEFMAELFKMEVPEIYDGIIEVKAVARDPGSRAKIAVISYDGSIDPVGACVGMRGSRVQAVVNELQGEKIDIIPWNEDQPTFLVNALQPAEVSKVVLDEEAGKIEVVVPEEQLSLAIGRRGQNVRLASQLTNLDIDIMTEAEESARRQKEFEARTQLFMETLDLDEFFAQLLVSEGFTNLEEVAYVEIDELLVIDGVDEGTAQELQTRAREFLEAQAKAALDAARALGAEDSLIEFEGLTPQMVEALAKDDVKTLEDFATCADWELAGGWTTVDGERIKDDGVLEPFGVTLEEAQDLVMTARIMLGWVDPAELEQAEEDGEATDEEVEA; translated from the coding sequence ATGGCAATCACCTCAGCCAACCAGCTGGAGCTGCTGCAGACCGCCGAGGCCGTGGCCCGCGAAAAGATGATCGACCCCGGTCTGGTTGTCGAAGCGATGGAGGAATCGCTCGCCCGTGCCGCCAAAAGCCGCTACGGCGCGGAAATGGACATCCGTGTGTCCATCGATCGCAAAACCGGCAAGGCGACCTTTACCCGTGTCCGTACCGTGGTCGAGGATGAAGAGCTTGAGAACTATCAGGCCGAGTTCACCGTCGAGCAGGCCAAGCAGTACATGGAAAACCCCGAGGTCGGCGATGTCTTCGTGGAAGAAGTGCCGCCGGTTGAAATGGGCCGGATTGCTGCTCAGTCCGCTAAGCAGGTCATCCTGCAGAAGGTTCGCGAAGCTGAACGTGATCGTCAGTACGAAGAATTCAAGGATCGTGCAGGCACCATCATCAACGGTGCGGTCAAGCGTGAAGAGTTCGGCAATGTGATCGTCGATCTGGGCGGTGCCGAGGCCGTTCTGCGCCGCAATGACAAGATCGGTCGCGAAAGCTATCGCCCGAACGACCGTGTGCGCGCCTATATCAAAGAGGTTCGCCGCGAGGTTCGTGGCCACCAGATATTCCTGTCGCGCACTGCGCCGGAATTCATGGCCGAGCTGTTCAAGATGGAAGTGCCGGAAATCTATGACGGCATCATCGAGGTTAAGGCCGTGGCCCGTGACCCCGGCTCGCGCGCCAAGATCGCTGTGATCTCGTATGACGGCTCGATCGATCCCGTCGGGGCCTGCGTAGGTATGCGCGGCAGCCGTGTGCAGGCCGTTGTGAACGAACTGCAGGGTGAGAAAATCGACATCATCCCGTGGAACGAAGATCAGCCGACTTTCCTGGTGAACGCGCTGCAGCCCGCTGAGGTTTCCAAGGTGGTTCTGGACGAAGAAGCCGGCAAGATCGAAGTTGTGGTTCCCGAGGAGCAACTGAGCCTCGCCATTGGCCGTCGTGGTCAGAACGTGCGTCTGGCCAGCCAGCTGACCAATCTGGACATCGACATCATGACCGAAGCCGAAGAATCGGCGCGCCGTCAGAAAGAATTCGAGGCCCGTACCCAGTTGTTCATGGAAACGCTGGATCTGGACGAATTCTTCGCTCAGCTGCTGGTTTCTGAAGGCTTCACCAACCTCGAAGAAGTGGCATACGTTGAAATCGACGAACTGCTGGTCATCGACGGTGTGGATGAAGGCACCGCGCAAGAACTTCAGACACGTGCACGCGAATTCCTGGAAGCTCAGGCCAAGGCGGCGCTGGATGCAGCCCGTGCGCTGGGTGCCGAGGACAGTCTTATTGAATTCGAGGGCCTGACACCCCAGATGGTAGAGGCGCTGGCCAAGGATGATGTGAAGACTCTGGAAGACTTCGCAACCTGCGCCGACTGGGAACTGGCCGGTGGCTGGACCACGGTCGATGGCGAACGCATCAAGGATGATGGTGTACTGGAGCCCTTCGGCGTGACGCTGGAAGAAGCGCAGGATCTGGTCATGACCGCGCGCATCATGCTGGGCTGGGTTGATCCGGCCGAGCTGGAGCAGGCCGAAGAAGACGGCGAAGCAACCGATGAGGAGGTCGAGGCCTGA